A window of the Myripristis murdjan chromosome 15, fMyrMur1.1, whole genome shotgun sequence genome harbors these coding sequences:
- the ldb1a gene encoding LIM domain-binding protein 1-A isoform X6 encodes MLDRDVGPTPMYPPSYMEPGMGRPTPYGNQTDYRIFELNKRLQNWTEDCDNLWWDAFTTEFFEDDAMLTITFCLEDGPKRYTIGRTLIPRYFRSIFEGGATELFYVLKHPKESFHSNFVSLDCDQCTMVTQNGKPMFTQVCVEGRLYLEFMFDDMMRIKTWHFSIRQHREVLPRSILAMHDPQMLDQLAKNITRCGLSNSTLNYLRLCVILEPMQELMSRHKTYSLSPRDCLKTCLFQKWQRMVAPPAEPARQAPNKRRKRKVSGGSTMSSGGGSNNNSNSKKKSPANSFSLSSQVPDVMMVGEPTLMGGEFGDEDERLITRLENTQFDGANGLEDEDSFNSSPALGAHSPWNNKAPSSQESKNDNSQSSQ; translated from the exons ATGCTGGACAGAGATGTGGG gccAACACCCATGTACCCCCCATCATACATGGAGCCTGGAATGGG gAGACCCACACCGTACGGCAACCAGACAGATTACCGGATATTTGAGCTGAACAAAAGGCTACAGAACTGGACAGAG GATTGTGACAATCTCTGGTGGGATGCCTTCACTACAGAGTTTTTTGAGGATGATGCCATGCTCACCATCACTTTCTGTTTGGAGGATGGGCCCAAACGATACA CCATTGGCAGGACGTTGATTCCACGATACTTCCGAAGTATCTTTGAGGGGGGCGCCACTGAGCTGTTCTATGTGTTGAAGCATCCAAAGGAGTCCTTCCACAGTAACTTTGTGTCTCTCGACTGTGATCAGTGTACCATGGTGACCCAGAACGGCAAACCAATGTTCACGCAG gtgtgtgtggagggccGTCTGTACCTAGAGTTTATGTTTGATGACATGATGAGGATCAAGACGTGGCACTTCAGTATCAGACAACACAGAGAGGTCCTACCAAGGAGCATCTTGGCCATGcat GATCCCCAGATGCTGGATCAGCTGGCTAAAAATATCACGAGATGTGGGTTGTCCAACTCCACACTCAACTACCTCCGT CTATGTGTGATACTGGAGCCCATGCAGGAGCTGATGTCCAGGCATAAGACCTACAGCCTGAGCCCCAGAGACTGCCTCAAAACCTGCCTCTTCCAGAAATGGCAGAGGATGGTGGCACCTCCAG CTGAGCCAGCCAGACAAGCGCCAAACAAACGGCGGAAAAGGAAGGTCTCTGGTGGTAGCACTATGAGCTCCGGCGGAGGcagcaataacaacagcaatagCAAGAAGAAGAGTCCAGCCaacagcttctctctctccagccaggTACCT GACGTGATGATGGTGGGAGAGCCCACTCTGATGGGAGGGGAGTTTGGTGACGAGGACGAGCGTCTGATCACGCGGCTGGAGAACACGCAGTTCGATGGGGCGAATGGCCTGGAAGATGAGGACAGTTTCAACAGCTCACCCGCGCTGGGGGCACACTCGCCCTGGAACAACAAGGCTCCCTCCAGCCAGGAGAGCAAGAACGACAACTCCCAGTCGTCTCAGTAG
- the ldb1a gene encoding LIM domain-binding protein 1-A isoform X5 — protein sequence MADMRDGGREKSVIQEAGVCPCEQRVDWTQLFRLEQSPTCEKMSVGGCACPGCSSKSFKLYSPKEPPNGGSFPPFHPGAMLDRDVGPTPMYPPSYMEPGMGRPTPYGNQTDYRIFELNKRLQNWTEDCDNLWWDAFTTEFFEDDAMLTITFCLEDGPKRYTIGRTLIPRYFRSIFEGGATELFYVLKHPKESFHSNFVSLDCDQCTMVTQNGKPMFTQVCVEGRLYLEFMFDDMMRIKTWHFSIRQHREVLPRSILAMHDPQMLDQLAKNITRCGLSNSTLNYLRLCVILEPMQELMSRHKTYSLSPRDCLKTCLFQKWQRMVAPPAEPARQAPNKRRKRKVSGGSTMSSGGGSNNNSNSKKKSPANSFSLSSQDLVGTKTCTVPELEDRS from the exons ATGGCAGATATGAGAGATGGAGGACGGGAGAAATCTGTCATACAGGAGGcagg AGTTTGCCCATGCGAGCAGCGTGTGGACTGGACGCAGCTGTTTCGTTTAGAGCAGAGCCCAACATGTGAGAAGATGTCTGTTGGAGGTTGTGCTTGTCCCG GCTGTTCGTCAAAGTCATTCAAGCTGTACTCTCCTAAGGAGCCCCCAAACGGCGGCAGCTTTCCCCCCTTCCACCCGGGCGCTATGCTGGACAGAGATGTGGG gccAACACCCATGTACCCCCCATCATACATGGAGCCTGGAATGGG gAGACCCACACCGTACGGCAACCAGACAGATTACCGGATATTTGAGCTGAACAAAAGGCTACAGAACTGGACAGAG GATTGTGACAATCTCTGGTGGGATGCCTTCACTACAGAGTTTTTTGAGGATGATGCCATGCTCACCATCACTTTCTGTTTGGAGGATGGGCCCAAACGATACA CCATTGGCAGGACGTTGATTCCACGATACTTCCGAAGTATCTTTGAGGGGGGCGCCACTGAGCTGTTCTATGTGTTGAAGCATCCAAAGGAGTCCTTCCACAGTAACTTTGTGTCTCTCGACTGTGATCAGTGTACCATGGTGACCCAGAACGGCAAACCAATGTTCACGCAG gtgtgtgtggagggccGTCTGTACCTAGAGTTTATGTTTGATGACATGATGAGGATCAAGACGTGGCACTTCAGTATCAGACAACACAGAGAGGTCCTACCAAGGAGCATCTTGGCCATGcat GATCCCCAGATGCTGGATCAGCTGGCTAAAAATATCACGAGATGTGGGTTGTCCAACTCCACACTCAACTACCTCCGT CTATGTGTGATACTGGAGCCCATGCAGGAGCTGATGTCCAGGCATAAGACCTACAGCCTGAGCCCCAGAGACTGCCTCAAAACCTGCCTCTTCCAGAAATGGCAGAGGATGGTGGCACCTCCAG CTGAGCCAGCCAGACAAGCGCCAAACAAACGGCGGAAAAGGAAGGTCTCTGGTGGTAGCACTATGAGCTCCGGCGGAGGcagcaataacaacagcaatagCAAGAAGAAGAGTCCAGCCaacagcttctctctctccagccag gaCCTGGTTGGAACAAAAACCTGTACAGTGCCGGAGCTTGAGGACCGGAGTTGA
- the ldb1a gene encoding LIM domain-binding protein 1-A isoform X3: MMQRGQRVCPCEQRVDWTQLFRLEQSPTCEKMSVGGCACPGCSSKSFKLYSPKEPPNGGSFPPFHPGAMLDRDVGPTPMYPPSYMEPGMGRPTPYGNQTDYRIFELNKRLQNWTEDCDNLWWDAFTTEFFEDDAMLTITFCLEDGPKRYTIGRTLIPRYFRSIFEGGATELFYVLKHPKESFHSNFVSLDCDQCTMVTQNGKPMFTQVCVEGRLYLEFMFDDMMRIKTWHFSIRQHREVLPRSILAMHDPQMLDQLAKNITRCGLSNSTLNYLRLCVILEPMQELMSRHKTYSLSPRDCLKTCLFQKWQRMVAPPAEPARQAPNKRRKRKVSGGSTMSSGGGSNNNSNSKKKSPANSFSLSSQVPDVMMVGEPTLMGGEFGDEDERLITRLENTQFDGANGLEDEDSFNSSPALGAHSPWNNKAPSSQESKNDNSQSSQ; encoded by the exons ATGATGCAGCGAGGTCAGAG AGTTTGCCCATGCGAGCAGCGTGTGGACTGGACGCAGCTGTTTCGTTTAGAGCAGAGCCCAACATGTGAGAAGATGTCTGTTGGAGGTTGTGCTTGTCCCG GCTGTTCGTCAAAGTCATTCAAGCTGTACTCTCCTAAGGAGCCCCCAAACGGCGGCAGCTTTCCCCCCTTCCACCCGGGCGCTATGCTGGACAGAGATGTGGG gccAACACCCATGTACCCCCCATCATACATGGAGCCTGGAATGGG gAGACCCACACCGTACGGCAACCAGACAGATTACCGGATATTTGAGCTGAACAAAAGGCTACAGAACTGGACAGAG GATTGTGACAATCTCTGGTGGGATGCCTTCACTACAGAGTTTTTTGAGGATGATGCCATGCTCACCATCACTTTCTGTTTGGAGGATGGGCCCAAACGATACA CCATTGGCAGGACGTTGATTCCACGATACTTCCGAAGTATCTTTGAGGGGGGCGCCACTGAGCTGTTCTATGTGTTGAAGCATCCAAAGGAGTCCTTCCACAGTAACTTTGTGTCTCTCGACTGTGATCAGTGTACCATGGTGACCCAGAACGGCAAACCAATGTTCACGCAG gtgtgtgtggagggccGTCTGTACCTAGAGTTTATGTTTGATGACATGATGAGGATCAAGACGTGGCACTTCAGTATCAGACAACACAGAGAGGTCCTACCAAGGAGCATCTTGGCCATGcat GATCCCCAGATGCTGGATCAGCTGGCTAAAAATATCACGAGATGTGGGTTGTCCAACTCCACACTCAACTACCTCCGT CTATGTGTGATACTGGAGCCCATGCAGGAGCTGATGTCCAGGCATAAGACCTACAGCCTGAGCCCCAGAGACTGCCTCAAAACCTGCCTCTTCCAGAAATGGCAGAGGATGGTGGCACCTCCAG CTGAGCCAGCCAGACAAGCGCCAAACAAACGGCGGAAAAGGAAGGTCTCTGGTGGTAGCACTATGAGCTCCGGCGGAGGcagcaataacaacagcaatagCAAGAAGAAGAGTCCAGCCaacagcttctctctctccagccaggTACCT GACGTGATGATGGTGGGAGAGCCCACTCTGATGGGAGGGGAGTTTGGTGACGAGGACGAGCGTCTGATCACGCGGCTGGAGAACACGCAGTTCGATGGGGCGAATGGCCTGGAAGATGAGGACAGTTTCAACAGCTCACCCGCGCTGGGGGCACACTCGCCCTGGAACAACAAGGCTCCCTCCAGCCAGGAGAGCAAGAACGACAACTCCCAGTCGTCTCAGTAG
- the ldb1a gene encoding LIM domain-binding protein 1-A isoform X4, whose protein sequence is MADMRDGGREKSVIQEAGVCPCEQRVDWTQLFRLEQSPTCEKMSVGGCACPGCSSKSFKLYSPKEPPNGGSFPPFHPGAMLDRDVGPTPMYPPSYMEPGMGRPTPYGNQTDYRIFELNKRLQNWTEDCDNLWWDAFTTEFFEDDAMLTITFCLEDGPKRYTIGRTLIPRYFRSIFEGGATELFYVLKHPKESFHSNFVSLDCDQCTMVTQNGKPMFTQVCVEGRLYLEFMFDDMMRIKTWHFSIRQHREVLPRSILAMHDPQMLDQLAKNITRCGLSNSTLNYLRLCVILEPMQELMSRHKTYSLSPRDCLKTCLFQKWQRMVAPPAEPARQAPNKRRKRKVSGGSTMSSGGGSNNNSNSKKKSPANSFSLSSQVPDLVGTKTCTVPELEDRS, encoded by the exons ATGGCAGATATGAGAGATGGAGGACGGGAGAAATCTGTCATACAGGAGGcagg AGTTTGCCCATGCGAGCAGCGTGTGGACTGGACGCAGCTGTTTCGTTTAGAGCAGAGCCCAACATGTGAGAAGATGTCTGTTGGAGGTTGTGCTTGTCCCG GCTGTTCGTCAAAGTCATTCAAGCTGTACTCTCCTAAGGAGCCCCCAAACGGCGGCAGCTTTCCCCCCTTCCACCCGGGCGCTATGCTGGACAGAGATGTGGG gccAACACCCATGTACCCCCCATCATACATGGAGCCTGGAATGGG gAGACCCACACCGTACGGCAACCAGACAGATTACCGGATATTTGAGCTGAACAAAAGGCTACAGAACTGGACAGAG GATTGTGACAATCTCTGGTGGGATGCCTTCACTACAGAGTTTTTTGAGGATGATGCCATGCTCACCATCACTTTCTGTTTGGAGGATGGGCCCAAACGATACA CCATTGGCAGGACGTTGATTCCACGATACTTCCGAAGTATCTTTGAGGGGGGCGCCACTGAGCTGTTCTATGTGTTGAAGCATCCAAAGGAGTCCTTCCACAGTAACTTTGTGTCTCTCGACTGTGATCAGTGTACCATGGTGACCCAGAACGGCAAACCAATGTTCACGCAG gtgtgtgtggagggccGTCTGTACCTAGAGTTTATGTTTGATGACATGATGAGGATCAAGACGTGGCACTTCAGTATCAGACAACACAGAGAGGTCCTACCAAGGAGCATCTTGGCCATGcat GATCCCCAGATGCTGGATCAGCTGGCTAAAAATATCACGAGATGTGGGTTGTCCAACTCCACACTCAACTACCTCCGT CTATGTGTGATACTGGAGCCCATGCAGGAGCTGATGTCCAGGCATAAGACCTACAGCCTGAGCCCCAGAGACTGCCTCAAAACCTGCCTCTTCCAGAAATGGCAGAGGATGGTGGCACCTCCAG CTGAGCCAGCCAGACAAGCGCCAAACAAACGGCGGAAAAGGAAGGTCTCTGGTGGTAGCACTATGAGCTCCGGCGGAGGcagcaataacaacagcaatagCAAGAAGAAGAGTCCAGCCaacagcttctctctctccagccaggTACCT gaCCTGGTTGGAACAAAAACCTGTACAGTGCCGGAGCTTGAGGACCGGAGTTGA
- the ldb1a gene encoding LIM domain-binding protein 1-A isoform X1 encodes MADMRDGGREKSVIQEAGVCPCEQRVDWTQLFRLEQSPTCEKMSVGGCACPGCSSKSFKLYSPKEPPNGGSFPPFHPGAMLDRDVGPTPMYPPSYMEPGMGRPTPYGNQTDYRIFELNKRLQNWTEDCDNLWWDAFTTEFFEDDAMLTITFCLEDGPKRYTIGRTLIPRYFRSIFEGGATELFYVLKHPKESFHSNFVSLDCDQCTMVTQNGKPMFTQVCVEGRLYLEFMFDDMMRIKTWHFSIRQHREVLPRSILAMHDPQMLDQLAKNITRCGLSNSTLNYLRLCVILEPMQELMSRHKTYSLSPRDCLKTCLFQKWQRMVAPPAEPARQAPNKRRKRKVSGGSTMSSGGGSNNNSNSKKKSPANSFSLSSQVPDVMMVGEPTLMGGEFGDEDERLITRLENTQFDGANGLEDEDSFNSSPALGAHSPWNNKAPSSQESKNDNSQSSQ; translated from the exons ATGGCAGATATGAGAGATGGAGGACGGGAGAAATCTGTCATACAGGAGGcagg AGTTTGCCCATGCGAGCAGCGTGTGGACTGGACGCAGCTGTTTCGTTTAGAGCAGAGCCCAACATGTGAGAAGATGTCTGTTGGAGGTTGTGCTTGTCCCG GCTGTTCGTCAAAGTCATTCAAGCTGTACTCTCCTAAGGAGCCCCCAAACGGCGGCAGCTTTCCCCCCTTCCACCCGGGCGCTATGCTGGACAGAGATGTGGG gccAACACCCATGTACCCCCCATCATACATGGAGCCTGGAATGGG gAGACCCACACCGTACGGCAACCAGACAGATTACCGGATATTTGAGCTGAACAAAAGGCTACAGAACTGGACAGAG GATTGTGACAATCTCTGGTGGGATGCCTTCACTACAGAGTTTTTTGAGGATGATGCCATGCTCACCATCACTTTCTGTTTGGAGGATGGGCCCAAACGATACA CCATTGGCAGGACGTTGATTCCACGATACTTCCGAAGTATCTTTGAGGGGGGCGCCACTGAGCTGTTCTATGTGTTGAAGCATCCAAAGGAGTCCTTCCACAGTAACTTTGTGTCTCTCGACTGTGATCAGTGTACCATGGTGACCCAGAACGGCAAACCAATGTTCACGCAG gtgtgtgtggagggccGTCTGTACCTAGAGTTTATGTTTGATGACATGATGAGGATCAAGACGTGGCACTTCAGTATCAGACAACACAGAGAGGTCCTACCAAGGAGCATCTTGGCCATGcat GATCCCCAGATGCTGGATCAGCTGGCTAAAAATATCACGAGATGTGGGTTGTCCAACTCCACACTCAACTACCTCCGT CTATGTGTGATACTGGAGCCCATGCAGGAGCTGATGTCCAGGCATAAGACCTACAGCCTGAGCCCCAGAGACTGCCTCAAAACCTGCCTCTTCCAGAAATGGCAGAGGATGGTGGCACCTCCAG CTGAGCCAGCCAGACAAGCGCCAAACAAACGGCGGAAAAGGAAGGTCTCTGGTGGTAGCACTATGAGCTCCGGCGGAGGcagcaataacaacagcaatagCAAGAAGAAGAGTCCAGCCaacagcttctctctctccagccaggTACCT GACGTGATGATGGTGGGAGAGCCCACTCTGATGGGAGGGGAGTTTGGTGACGAGGACGAGCGTCTGATCACGCGGCTGGAGAACACGCAGTTCGATGGGGCGAATGGCCTGGAAGATGAGGACAGTTTCAACAGCTCACCCGCGCTGGGGGCACACTCGCCCTGGAACAACAAGGCTCCCTCCAGCCAGGAGAGCAAGAACGACAACTCCCAGTCGTCTCAGTAG
- the ldb1a gene encoding LIM domain-binding protein 1-A isoform X2, which translates to MADMRDGGREKSVIQEAGVCPCEQRVDWTQLFRLEQSPTCEKMSVGGCACPGCSSKSFKLYSPKEPPNGGSFPPFHPGAMLDRDVGPTPMYPPSYMEPGMGRPTPYGNQTDYRIFELNKRLQNWTEDCDNLWWDAFTTEFFEDDAMLTITFCLEDGPKRYTIGRTLIPRYFRSIFEGGATELFYVLKHPKESFHSNFVSLDCDQCTMVTQNGKPMFTQVCVEGRLYLEFMFDDMMRIKTWHFSIRQHREVLPRSILAMHDPQMLDQLAKNITRCGLSNSTLNYLRLCVILEPMQELMSRHKTYSLSPRDCLKTCLFQKWQRMVAPPAEPARQAPNKRRKRKVSGGSTMSSGGGSNNNSNSKKKSPANSFSLSSQDVMMVGEPTLMGGEFGDEDERLITRLENTQFDGANGLEDEDSFNSSPALGAHSPWNNKAPSSQESKNDNSQSSQ; encoded by the exons ATGGCAGATATGAGAGATGGAGGACGGGAGAAATCTGTCATACAGGAGGcagg AGTTTGCCCATGCGAGCAGCGTGTGGACTGGACGCAGCTGTTTCGTTTAGAGCAGAGCCCAACATGTGAGAAGATGTCTGTTGGAGGTTGTGCTTGTCCCG GCTGTTCGTCAAAGTCATTCAAGCTGTACTCTCCTAAGGAGCCCCCAAACGGCGGCAGCTTTCCCCCCTTCCACCCGGGCGCTATGCTGGACAGAGATGTGGG gccAACACCCATGTACCCCCCATCATACATGGAGCCTGGAATGGG gAGACCCACACCGTACGGCAACCAGACAGATTACCGGATATTTGAGCTGAACAAAAGGCTACAGAACTGGACAGAG GATTGTGACAATCTCTGGTGGGATGCCTTCACTACAGAGTTTTTTGAGGATGATGCCATGCTCACCATCACTTTCTGTTTGGAGGATGGGCCCAAACGATACA CCATTGGCAGGACGTTGATTCCACGATACTTCCGAAGTATCTTTGAGGGGGGCGCCACTGAGCTGTTCTATGTGTTGAAGCATCCAAAGGAGTCCTTCCACAGTAACTTTGTGTCTCTCGACTGTGATCAGTGTACCATGGTGACCCAGAACGGCAAACCAATGTTCACGCAG gtgtgtgtggagggccGTCTGTACCTAGAGTTTATGTTTGATGACATGATGAGGATCAAGACGTGGCACTTCAGTATCAGACAACACAGAGAGGTCCTACCAAGGAGCATCTTGGCCATGcat GATCCCCAGATGCTGGATCAGCTGGCTAAAAATATCACGAGATGTGGGTTGTCCAACTCCACACTCAACTACCTCCGT CTATGTGTGATACTGGAGCCCATGCAGGAGCTGATGTCCAGGCATAAGACCTACAGCCTGAGCCCCAGAGACTGCCTCAAAACCTGCCTCTTCCAGAAATGGCAGAGGATGGTGGCACCTCCAG CTGAGCCAGCCAGACAAGCGCCAAACAAACGGCGGAAAAGGAAGGTCTCTGGTGGTAGCACTATGAGCTCCGGCGGAGGcagcaataacaacagcaatagCAAGAAGAAGAGTCCAGCCaacagcttctctctctccagccag GACGTGATGATGGTGGGAGAGCCCACTCTGATGGGAGGGGAGTTTGGTGACGAGGACGAGCGTCTGATCACGCGGCTGGAGAACACGCAGTTCGATGGGGCGAATGGCCTGGAAGATGAGGACAGTTTCAACAGCTCACCCGCGCTGGGGGCACACTCGCCCTGGAACAACAAGGCTCCCTCCAGCCAGGAGAGCAAGAACGACAACTCCCAGTCGTCTCAGTAG